Part of the Arthrobacter gengyunqii genome is shown below.
TGAACACAACACTCTCTGCTGCCCTGTCCGCTTCCGGCTTGCCCGCTTCCCTGGCCGGCCTTCCCTTCGCCAAAGGCCACGGCACCGGCAACGATTTTGTCCTGGTGGCCGACCCCGACGGCGGACGCGAGGTCAGCGCCGCTGAAGTGGCTGCAGTGTGCGACCGGCACCGGGGCATCGGAGCCGACGGGTTCATCCGGGCTGTGCGCTCGGAGCACCTGCCCGAAGGCCAGGCACTGTTGCAGAGCGATCCCGCGGCGGAATGGTTCATGGACTACCGCAACGCGGACGGCAGCATCTCCGAGATGTGCGGCAACGGGGTTCGGGTCTTCGTGCACTTCCTGCTGGCCGAAGGGCTGGTAAGCCTGGCCGAAGGGGAAACCCTGGTCATTGGCACCCGTGCCGGGCTCAAAACCGTTGCACGCGTGGACAAGGGGTACGCCGTGGACATGGGCCCCTGGGAGTTCATCCACCCCGACCATGCCGCTGCAAAGGCCATGGACGCCGTCGTCAACGCCGCCGGGCTGGAAGTGCCGCGGCCCGGCCTCTCCGTCAGCATGGGAAACCCGCACACCGTGGTGGCCCTGGCGGAACTGTCCGAGCTGGCGGCCACCAGCCTGGTTGCGGCACCCACCGTGCAGCCCGAGCCGGAGCACGGCACCAACGTGGAATTCGTTGTCCCCGCTGAACCCCTGGTGGAGAACGGCGTTGGACTGCTGACCATGCGCGTCCATGAGCGCGGCGTGGGGGAGACCCTCTCCTGCGGCACGGGAGCCTGCGCCGCCGCCGTCGCCACCCGTTTCTGGGCCGGCCGCGATGCTCCGAACGAGTGGGCTGTCACGGTGCCCGGCGGCGTCGTCGGCGTCCGATTCCTTACCGCTGAAGACGGCCGTGAACACGTGGAGCTCAGCGGCCCCGCGGTCCTGATCGCGCGCGGGACCCTGCTCTAGCCGGCCATAAACCGCCCGCAGGAAGCTGATCCTCAGTCCGGAATAAAGCGCCGCGGGCGGCGGTTCACCCTGTCATGGAATCAAGTACTGACAGATGAGCAGTTAGCTGTCTTCGGGATTTCGGGCAATCTTCAGAACCCGGAACGACTTGGCGGTGCTGTGGCGGGACACCGCGTAGCCGGAACCCAGCTGCTCGGCGATCCACTTCTGCAGCGAATCCGCCCCCAGGTTTTTCTGCACCACAAGCCACGCCGTCCCGTTCGGAGCAAGGCGGGGCAGCCAAAGGAGCAGCAGGGCATGCAGTTCGTCCTTGCCGATGCGGATGGGCGGATTGGACCAGATGGTCTCGAACCGCAGCTCCGGATCGACGTCCTCCGGACGGGAGGCGCTGACATTGTCCAGGCCCAGTGCGGCGGCATTGTCGCGGGTCAGGGCCAGGCACCGTTCGTTGACGTCCACGGCGTAGACGCGGGCTGCGGGGGACTTCAGGGCCATGGTCAGTGCCACCGGCCCCCAGCCGCAGCCAATGTCCAGCAGGTTGCCGGCGGGGGAGGGATCGGGAACTTCGTCCAGGAGGACCACGGTTCCCTTGTCGATGGCGTCGGGGCTGAAGATCCCGCCGGAGGTGGCAAGCGTACGCTCGCGGCCGTCCAGCGTGACATGAAGCGGCCTGCGGACCTCGGGGCCCGAGGGCTGTGAACTGAAGTAATGGTCTGAACCCATAACAAACCAGATTAGTGGGTCTGCGGCAGGCAGCGGAAACCGGATTCAGCGGCGGGAAGATTCCGCCCCCAAATGTCCGTGCACTGACTTACCATGGAGAACACGGCTTATAAGGAGAATATGACGATCAACAATTCCCGTCCTGACACGTCCGGATCCGCCCAGTCCAACACGGAGCTGAGCCCGGAAGACATTCAGGGGGTCATTGACAGAATCCTCGCCAAGGAGAGCGCTGCGGAGGCCAAGGCAGGCGCGCCGGCACCGCGCGGCAGGGCCCAGGCTCTGTCCCGTGAAGACGCGGGGCATTCTGAGCACGACGGCGATCAGGAGGATCTGCGCGAGCGGCACGCACTGCGCCGCGTGGCGGGTCTGTCCACCGAACTCGAGGATGTTACCGAGGTCGAGTACCGGCAGCTGCGCCTGGAACGGGTGGTGCTGGCGGGACTGTGGAGTGAAGGAACGGCGGCCGACGCCGAGAATTCACTGCAGGAACTGGCCGCACTCGCTGAAACGGCGGGGTCCGAGGTTCTGGACGGCGTGATCCAGCGCCGGCTGAAGCCCGATCCGGGCACCTTCCTGGGATCCGGCAAGGCCCAGGAACTCAAGGACATCGTGGCCGCCACCGGCGCTGACACGGTCATCGTGGACAGCGAACTGGCCCCGTCCCAGCGCCGCGGACTGGAAGACATCGTCAAGGTCAAGGTCATTGACCGGACGGCCCTCATCCTGGACATTTTTGCCCAGCACGCCAAGTCCCGCGAGGGCAAGGCCCAGGTGGAACTGGCCCAGCTTGAGTACCTGCTCCCGCGCCTGCGCGGCTGGGGCGAATCCATGTCCCGCCAGGCCGGCGGCCAGGTGGGCAGCGCAAGCGCCGGCATGGGTTCACGTGGTCCCGGTGAAACCAAGATTGAGCTGGACCGGCGGAAAATCCGCACCCGGATGGCGAAACTGCGGCGCGAAATCGCCGGCATGAAACCCGCACGCGAAACCAAGCGGGCCAACCGCCAGCGCAACCAGGTTCCGTCGGTGGCCATCGCCGGATACACCAACGCGGGCAAGTCATCGCTGCTTAACCGCCTCACGGACGCCGGAGTCCTCGTGGAGAACGCCCTGTTCGCCACTCTGGACCCCACCATCCGCAAGGCACAGACCGAAGACGGTATCGGGTACACCCTGGCGGACACCGTCGGGTTTGTCCGGTCCCTGCCGACGCAGCTGGTGGAGGCATTCCGGTCCACGCTGGAAGAAGTGGCAGACGCCGATCTGATCCTGCACGTCGTTGATGCTTCGCACCCGGACCCGGAGGGCCAGATCGCCGCAGTGCGAACCGTGCTGACGGACGTCGATGCCCGCAACATTCCGGAAATCGTTGTCCTGAACAAGGCCGATGCAGCGGATCCGTTTGTCCTGGAACGGCTGCGGCAGAAAGAACGCCGCCATGTTGTGGTCTCCGCCCGGACCGGTGAAGGCATCGAGGAACTCCTGCAAGCCATCTCAGAAGGGATTCCCCGCCCCGCGGTGGACCTGACGTTGATGGTTCCCTACGACCGTGGAGACGTGGTGTCACGGCTGCACAGTCCTGACACCGAGATCCTCTCCGTGGATCACTCTGAAACGGGAACCAAGCTGCACGTCATGGTCCGCGAAGGCCTGGCTGCTGAACTGGAGCCGTTCGTCACCCATGAGTAAAGACACCACCGGCGAAGTCCTGGAACTGCTGGACACCGCCGTTGCAGGCATGGGCGGACAAAACCGCCCCGGCCAGCATGAAATGGCCCGCCAGGTCACCCAGGCCATTGACGAGGGGCAGCACCTGCTGGTTCAGGCCGGCACCGGCACCGGCAAGTCGCTGGCCTATCTGGTGCCGCTGATTCACCATGCGCTGGAGAGCCCCAAGCCCACGCTGGTCTCCACGGCCACGCTGGCTTTGCAGTCCCAGATTGTGGGCCGGGACCTGCCCCGGCTGCTGAAAACCCTCAAGCCCAAGCTGCCGCGGGAAGTGGATGTTGCACTGCTCAAGGGGCGCAGCAACTATGTCTGCCTGCACAAGACCGGCGGGGGATTTCCTGAAGAGGAGGATCCCGCCGGTGCCCTGTTCACGCTCGGGGATGACCACGGCGTGGCCCATCCCTCGCCCGCTCCCACGTCGGCCATGGGCCGCGAAGTGGTGCGGCTGCGCGAGTGGGCGGAGGAAACCGAAACCGGTGACCGTGACGACCTCGTTCCCGGCGTCAGCGACCGGTCCTGGCGGCAGGTTTCAGTGACCTCCATGGAGTGCCTCGGCGCTCAGAAATGTCCGATGGCGGCCGAGTGCTTCAGCGAACGCGCACGCGCCCAGGCTGCGGTGGCCGACGTCGTGATCACCAACCACGCCATGTTGGCGATTGCCGCCTTCGAAGGACTGGCGGTGCTGCCGGACTATGACGTGGTGGTGATCGACGAAGCCCACGAGCTGCAGGACCGCGTCACCGGTGCCGTCACCGGGCAGCTGTCCGGCACGGTGGTGACAGCCGCCGTCGCGGCTGCGCGCAAGCACACCTCCGCCAGCGTGGAGGAGCTAGCCTCCGCGGCACGCGCCTTCGAGCAGTCCCTGGAGGGCGTTCCATCCGGGCTGCTGGCCAGCGGGCTGAACGAAGAGCAGGAACAGGCGGTGGGCCGCATTCGCGAGGCCTGCCGTGTGGCACTCTCGGACTCCAAGCCTGAACCCGGAGAAACGGCCGACGGCGGACGCCAGACAGCACGCTCCCGGCTCATGGCGGTCCTCACCATCTGCGAGCGGCTCATCTCCGCTCCGTCGGCCGGCGAAGTGATCTGGGCATCCCGCCCCAGCTCCTTCTCGCCGTCGGGCGGTTTTTCACCGCCCGACGAGACCGCACCGGCCACCTTGAATGTTGCCCCCCTGTCGGTGGCCGGACGCCTTCGCGAGGGATTGTTCGACGGGCACACCGTGGTCCTGACCTCGGCCACCCTGGCCATCGGCTCCGAATTTGGCCCGGTGGCCGGTGCCTTGGGCCTGCTCGGTCCCGGTGCTCCGTCCTGGACTGGAACCGACGTCGGAAGCCCCTTCGACTATCCGCGCCAGGGCGTCCTGTACGTGGCGAAGGACCTGCCCAAGCCGGAGCGCGGCACCTCCGAAGCCCAGCTGGATGAGATTGAAGCGCTGCTCAAGGCATCAAACGGCGGGGCACTGGGCTTGTTTTCCTCGCGCCGGGCCGCTGAAGACGCCGCCGATGCCATGCGGAGCCGGGTTGACTTCCCGATCCTGTGCCAGGGGGAGTCCTCCATGTCCTCCCTCGTGAAGCAGTTCTCCGAGGAACCGGACACCTGTCTCTTTGGCACAATGTCCCTCTGGCAGGGCGTGGACGTTCCCGGTGCCGCCTGCCGGCTTGTGCTGATCGACCGCATTCCGTTTCCACGCCCGGACGATCCGTTGATGACGGCACGCACCCGCGCAGTGGCCAAGGCCGGAGGCAACGGCTTCATGTCCGTTGCTGCGACCCATGCTGCCGTTCGGCTGGCCCAGGGTGCCGGGCGGCTCATCCGTGCCGCGGGGGACCGCGGGGTGGTTGCCGTTCTGGACTCCCGGCTGGCGACAGCCCGCTACGGCGGTTTCCTGCGGGCCGCGCTGCCGCCGTTCTGGTCCACCACTGACCGCACAGTGGTTCTCTCGGTGCTGGGTCGTCTCGCTGAACAGTCCGAGGAGGAAGAGCGTTCGAACGGTAAGCAGCGTTCGCGGAAGTAGGGGCGCAACCCTGCCCGTAGGCCTCGAATGGGTGGGCTGGAAAACGCAGAGGTCCAGTCGCCGTCGGTTCAGATTGCCGCGGCGGCCGGACCTGACGGCGCCAACGGGTACGGCTCCTGCTCGCCGCCGTTGACGACCACGCAGGGGGCTTCGGGTACTTCCTGCCACGCGCCGTGCAGGTCCCCCCAGGGCTCGGAGACCACCAGCCGGGAGTCGTTCGAGAGTTTATTGAGCAGCGCATTCGCCGGGTACAGGGCTTGGAGGGCGAAATGTCCCTGCTGGTGAAAAGGGACCGCGACTTGCCCTCGCTGGAGTAGCGGAACGCCGAGATCGTGTCTCCGTCGGTGCCTGCGACCGTCATCTGGAGGGGTAGGGAACGTCATCCAACCGGATGGGGGAACCTGAATAGGCTAGCCATCGACACATGTCGTCTCCTGGCGCCGGAGTTCCTCACCGCGACGCAGCCGGTCCACCCAACGGTCCCCGGAACCGTCCCAACGCCAGGCGACCGCACAACGAGGATAAGTTCTACGCGTACAGGCTGCCTTTTGCCACCCGGCCTGCGCCGCCGGGCGGACCTTCGCTACAGCGAACGCATGACTGAAACAACCTTGCCCATGATCACGGCGTGATCGCCAACGATCGGCTCGTACCGGGTGTTCTGGGGCAGCAGCCATGTGTGGCCGTTACGCTGGCGGAAGGTTTTGACCGTAGCCTCGTCGTCGAGCAGGGCAGCCACTATGTCGCCGTTCTCCGCCGTAGGCTGGCGGCGGACAACCACCCAGTCGCCGTCGCAGATGGCCGCATCCACCATGGAGTCGCCGGAGACCTTCAGCATGAAGAGGTCTCCGTGTCCCACCAGCTGGCGGGGCAGCGGCATGATGTCCTCGACAACCTGTTCCGCGAGGATGGGACCGCCGGCAGCGATGCGGCCAACCAGGGGCACCATGGCGGTGTCAACGGAAGTGGCAAGCTCGGTTACCGATGCCAGTGCCGGGGCAGGCTCTGCTCCCTCGTCCTGCCGGACAGTGCTGCCGCCCGCAGCCGCGGAGACGGCTGGACCGTTGCCGGCCGCGTGGTTGCGGGCGGTCCCGGAGCCGGGACGTCCCGAGTCGCCTTCTCCGGCACCGGAGGTTCCGTCGCGCAGCATCAGGGGAATGAGGATCTCCATGGCGCGCGGGCGCTTCGGATCACGCCGGATGTAGCCAAGCTTTTCCAGCTGCATGAGCTGGTGGGTCACGCTGGACAGGCTGGCCAATCCCACGGTGTCACCGATTTCGCGCATGGTGGGCGGGTAGCCGTTGGTGCTCACGGACCGCTGAATCATTTCCAGGACGGTCTTCTGCCTCGGAGTAAGCCCCTTGGCACGCGCACGGGTGCCTGCGGCAGCTGGTTTGTTGGTGCTGTCTTCGGAAGCAGTCCTGCGGGCCACGTCGGGTTCCCTTCGGGTCAGCTGGTCCCGGCGGTGCCGGGGCTGGGCGGTAAACATCTGATCAGGTGAATGCCGGGACGGTACTGGCTGCGAAAGCCGTTCCGGCGGTTATGTCAGAGGCAGCTGATTCAGTGGTCCTGTTGAACCGCTCCGATGCCTGGACTCCGGGGGTCGATCCGACAGAACCGTTTAGTGGCTCCCTCTTGTCCTCAACGTTAATCGAGCGGAGCAGGGTTTTCAAACATTTGTTCGAGCGAGTCTCGACTTTATTAGTAAATAGGTGCTAGAAATAGGTCAGCAGGAATCGAACATACTTTCGACCTCCGTCCTTCGTAAGGGTCGGGGTCGGTCGATTAGCTTCCAATCGTTCGAACATCGTTTCGGGTATTTGCCCGTGACATCGAACCGGAAAGGTGTTGCAATGACAACCCAAACAGTCCCGCCCGCCCAGAAAGCTTCATCGCTCGACTCAAGCACGCTCGACTCAAGCACGCTCCTCCAGGCGCGTGTTCCAGCGCAAAGCGCAGTCCACGGTGCAACCCAGGACACTGCTTCGGCCCCCAATGCCCCAGCTGCCCGGACGGGTTCTCCGCTGCAGGCAGAGTCTCCGGTGCCGGTGAAGCCGCAAGCACTGCGACTGACGCGCCGGGGTCGGCTGGTTTTCATAGGTGTGCCGCTGATGCTGGCCGCCGCCGCGGCGCTCACTGTGCTGGGCTTCTTTACCGCTCCCGCCATGGCTTCCAATGGGGGGCCGGAGGTGACCCAAACGGTGCAGGTCAGCGTTGCTGCGGGAGACTCCCTGTGGGGTCTGGCGCATGAGTTCGCCCCGGATCGTGACCCCCGGGACGTCATGGACGACATCATGGAACTCAACAACCTGACGGATCCCCGACTCGCTGTCGGCGCCCAGCTGTACATTCCCATCGAACGCTGACATCCCCGCGTTTGTCCGCTGAAACAGCGATGACCGCAGCAGGTCCAGCAGCTGCAACAAGCAACAACTGCAACAACAACAACACTGCGTAACAAGACGGACCAGCCAGTGCGGATTCTTCCCGCTCAGCGTTCGAGACTTAAGCTGTACAGGTGACTGAACAGCTGGCGAGACTGAACCGACTTCCCCTGCGCGATGACCTCCGCGGCCTGACGCCTTACGGCGCGCCGCAGCTGGACGTGCCCATCCTGCTCAACGTCAACGAGAACACGCATGGATTGCCCGTGTCGGTGCGCGAGGCGATCGCAGCATCCGTGGAGCAGGCCGTGGCTGGCCTGAACCGCTACCCGGACCGTGAATTCACCGAACTGCGGGAGCGCCTTGCTGCCTACCTCGGCCACGGCCTCACGGCCGAAAACATCTGGGCAGGCAACGGTTCCAATGAGGTCCTGCAGCAGATCCTCCAGGCCTTCGGTGGCCCGGGGCGCACAGCCATGAGCTTTCCTCCCACCTATTCCATGTATCCGCTGCTCGCCAGCGGAACCGGCACCCGCTACGTCACGGGAACCCGGGACTCCGACTTCGGGCTCACTGCGGAGGCGGCCGCGGAGCAGGTTCGCGCCCAGGCACCGAACATCGTCTTCCTTTGCACTCCGAACAATCCCACGGGCACGGCGCTCTCCCTTGATGTCATCGAGGCGGTCTATGACGCGGGAGCCGCCTCGCAGGCCATTGTGATCGTGGATGAGGCCTACGGCGAGTTCTTCCATGCCGGCACGCCCAGCGCGCTGCAACTGCTGCCCGGACGCGAACGCCTGATCGTTTCAAGGACCATGAGCAAAGCCTTCGCGCTCGCCGGAGCGCGGGTTGGCTATCTGGCCGCCGCCCCCGAGGTCACTGACGCCCTGCGTCTGGTCCGGCTGCCGTACCACCTTTCTGCCATCACGCAGGCTACGGCCAATGCAGCACTGGAACACGCGGACGCTCTGCTCGCCAACGTGGAAGCCATTAAGGTTCAACGCGACCGCATCGTCTCCGAACTGCTGGCCCTGGGCCTGAAGCCGGCCGCCTCTGATGCTAACTTCGTCTTCTTTGGCGGGCTGGAGAATCCCCGCGCTGTCTGGGAAGGCCTGCTCGAGGCAGGTGTGCTGGTGCGCGACGTCGGCATTCCCGGACATTTGCGTGTCACCGCAGGCACGGAACCCGAGACCGGAGCCTTCCTCGCGCGGCTGCGGGAGCTGCTGGCAGGCGGCGTCCGGTAATCGGGCGCCCGCCACCGCGTCGCCCCCGTCGCCCCTGCCTGCGCACACCGGGCCGGGCCGTCATTGGCAGCCACTAAACTGATAGCAGAGACCACCTTCTTTCAAAGGAAAACCATGACTGTGGAGACCACCACCGGCCGCACGGCCCGCCTCGAACGGGTCACCAGCGAATCGTCAGTGGTTGTGGAGCTGGACCTGGACGGAAGCGGCCAGTCCAATATCAGCACTTCGGTGCCGTTCTACGACCACATGCTGACGGCCCTGGCCAAGCACTCCCTGATGGATCTCACGGTCCAGGCAACCGGTGACACCCATATCGACGTCCACCACACCGTCGAGGACATTGCCATCAGCATCGGCGAGGCGCTGAAGACGGCGCTGGGTAACAAGGCAGGCATCCGGCGCTTCGGCGAGGCCACCGTTCCGCTTGATGAGGCGCTGGCCAACGCGGTCGTGGATATTTCCGGCAGGCCCTACCTCGTGCACACGGGTGAACCTGCAGGCCAGGAGTACCACCTGATCGGCGGGCACTTCACCGGCTCGCTTACCCGCCACGTCTTCGAAGCGATCACGTTGCACGCCCAGATCTGCCTGCACATGACCGTCCTCGGAGGACGGGACCCGCACCACATCGTGGAAGCCCAGTTCAAGGCTTTCGCCCGGGCACTGCGTGCTGCCGTGGAACCGGATCCCCGCGTCGACGGCATCCCGTCCACCAAGGGAGCCCTATGAGCCGCAACGTGACAGTCCTGGACTACGGCTCCGGGAACATCCGATCCGCCGTCCGCGCACTGGAACACGTCGGAGCCAACGTCACCCTGAGCTCCAAATCCACGGATGTCCTGAACGCCGACGGGCTGCTGGTGCCCGGCGTTGGCGCGTTCGCCGCGGTCATGCAGGGCCTGAAAGAGGTTGACGCGCTGCGCCTGATCGGCCGCCGCATTGCCGGCGGACGTCCCGTGATGGGGATCTGCGTGGGCCTCCAGGTCCTGTTCGACGAGGGCGTGGAGCACGGCGTGCGGACTCCGGGAATGGGGGAGTGGCCCGGAGTCGTGGAGCGTTTGGACGCCGAAGTGGTGCCGCACATGGGCTGGAACACCGTGCAGCCGCCTGAAGGCTCCAAGCTGTTCGCAGGCATTGAGGACGAACGGTTCTATTTTGTGCACAGCTACGGCGTGCAGAAATGGGACTTCGACGTTACCCAGCCCGCCATGCGCGCACCCGCTGTCACCTGGGCCGAGCACGGGAGCCGCTTCATCGCGGCCGTGGAGAACGGTCCGCTGACGGCTACGCAGTTCCATCCTGAAAAGTCCGGTGACGCCGGTGCGGCGCTGCTGGAAAACTGGCTGAAGACGCTGGGTTAGGGCTATGTGGAGCGTCATCTTGATGGGCCTGGCCGGAATTCTGAGCGGCGGCGCCATTTCCTTCCGCCGACAGGGCATGTCCAAAATCATCACCGTTAGTTTTTGGGTCCTTGCGGGAATGTCCCTGCTCGGCGCCTACCTCTTGATCGACAGCAGCGTCTGACCCTCCGCCGCTGCCGGAATTCCCACGGAAAGCAGAACCATGTCACTTGTTGAAACACCCGTCCTTGAGCTCCTGCCCGCCGTGGACGTAGCCGACGGCCAGGCCGTCCGCCTGGTCCAGGGTGAGGCCGGGAGCGAAACCAGCTACGGCGACCCGCTCGATGCAGCTATGGCCTGGCAGAACGACGGCGCCGCCTGGGTCCATCTGGTGGACCTGGACGCTGCCTTCGGCCGCGGTTCCAACCTGCCGCTGCTCAAGCGCGTGGTGGACCAGCTGGACATCAAGGTGGAGCTGTCCGGCGGCATCCGCGACGACGCCTCCCTGGACATGGCCCTGGAACTGGGAGCCAGCCGGGTCAACCTCGGCACGGCCGCCCTGGAAAACCCGGAATGGACGGCCAGCGCGATTGCCCGCTACGGCGAGGCGATCGCCGTCGGCCTCGATGTCCGCGGCACCACCCTGGCCGCCCGCGGCTGGACCAAGGAAGGCGGGGACCTCTGGGAGGTCCTGGCCCGCCTGGAAGACGCCGGCTGCCCGCGCTATGTGGTCACCGACGTCACCAAGGACGGAACCCTGCGCGGACCCAACCTCGAGCTGCTGCGCGAGGTGCTGCAGCGCACCGACCGTCCCGTGGTCGCCTCCGGCGGCATCTCGTCCCTGGATGACCTGGCCGCTCTGCGCGAACTTGTTCCGCTCGGCCTCGAGGGCACGATCGTGGGCAAGGCCCTTTACGCCGGGGCCTTCACCCTGCCGCAGGCCTTCGACGTCGCCGGCCACCCGGAGCGCTAGGATCCATGGCTGAACGCGCCCTTCCCGGCCACATTGCCGCCGCCCTTGCCGGGGCAGGCGGCCCGGCCGACTCCGCCGGCCAGTCCTGGGCCGGCCGGGACCTGTCCGGCGACGGCAACCCGCTGCACAATTTCGACGCCGACGATGGCAGTGCCGATGCCGGCTACCTGACCGCGCTGGCCGCCCTGGAAGAGGGCAGCGGGACTGAAGCGCAGGTGGTGGCCACGCTGGCCACCGCCCGCGTGTTCGTTCCCATCGTCGCCACCCTGGCCGAGGAGGCGGAATCAGACCACGGGCTGGTTGCGGACAAAGAAGCCGACATGGCGCTGGTCACGCTCACGGCCCCTGACGGACGCAAGGCCCTGCCGGTGTTTACGTCCGTGCCTGCGTTGCAGAAGTGGCATCCGAAGGCCCGTCCGGTCGCCGTGTATGCCGCACGTGCTGCGCTCTCGGCCGTGTCGGAGGAGGCCCAGCTGCTGGTGGTGGATCCCGGTGCGGACATCACGTTTGTGGTGCGCCGTCCGGCCATGTGGGCGCTCGCCCAGCAGCGGGACTGGACGCCGTCGTACGCTGATCCGGAAGTGGCCCGGGCAGTGTCCGCGGCAGTCGACGTCGAACCGTCCGTTACAGGTGTGGAGCTCGTCCAGGGGCCGGGGACGGCGACCCGTTCGGCGCGCGGGTCAGTCATCGCCGGAGGCGGTGCCGGTCCTGAGCTTAGAATGGTTCTTCACCTGGCACCGGGACTGGATGCACAGGCGGTGCAGGGCATCGCCGGATTGCTGCAGCAACGCCTCGCTGCCGATCCTTTATTTGTTGAGCGCGTGGATTCACTGGAACTGAAAATCACGCGCTGACCCGTTGGGCGGGGGACCGCCGGAAGAGAAGTGCCGTGAATTTTGCCTCCTACGGGGAGCTGCTCCGTGTTGCCCCGATCCGCCGGCTGCTGCTGGTGGGAATGATTGCCCGGTTCCCGCACTCAGCGGCCGGAGTGCTGCTGACCCTGCACGTGGTGATGACCATGGACATGGGGTATGCCAAGGCCGGCGCCGTTGCCGCCGTGGTCACGGTGGGCATCGCCTTCGGTGCCCCGTGGCGCGGCCGCCGGGTGGACAATGTGGGGCTGCGCCGGGCACTGATTCCTTCCGTCATCTCCGAGGCGGTCATCTGGTCCATTGCGCCGCACGCCAGCTATGAGTGGCTGCTGGTGCTGGCGCTGATCGGCGGCGTCTTTACGCTCCCCGTCTTCAGCGTGGTCCGGCAGTCCCTGGGCGTGATGGCAACGGGAGAGCAGCGCCGGACGGCCTTTGCCCTGGATTCCATCGCCACCGAGCTCGTCTTCATGGGCGGACCGGCACTTGGCGCCATCCTTGCCACCTCACTGTCCTCCGTGGTGGGACTGACCCTGGTGGGTATTTCGACATCGCTCGCCGGCCTGCTCCTGATCTGGTTCAACCCGCCCACGCGTTCCGAAAACCCCCGAGACGCAGCCACTGAAGCTCAGGAGCGGGAGGCCGCCAACGCCGCCGTGGTGGCCGCAGCTCCAGCCCACTTGGCGGAGGCATCCTCGGAGCTTCAGCCGCTGGCAGTGCTGAGCCGCCGGGACCGGCTGCGCTCCGGCTTCTCCTGGTTCACGCTCAGCGTGGCCGTGGTTTTTGCCGTTGCTGTTGGTGCAGGACTGCTGCTGGCCAGTTCCGACGTCGGCATGGTGGCCCTGGTGGAGTCCTCCGGGAACCCCCAGGAAGTGGGGATCGTCTTCGCTGTCTGGTGTGCCGCGTCAGTGGTG
Proteins encoded:
- the hisB gene encoding imidazoleglycerol-phosphate dehydratase HisB; its protein translation is MTVETTTGRTARLERVTSESSVVVELDLDGSGQSNISTSVPFYDHMLTALAKHSLMDLTVQATGDTHIDVHHTVEDIAISIGEALKTALGNKAGIRRFGEATVPLDEALANAVVDISGRPYLVHTGEPAGQEYHLIGGHFTGSLTRHVFEAITLHAQICLHMTVLGGRDPHHIVEAQFKAFARALRAAVEPDPRVDGIPSTKGAL
- the hisH gene encoding imidazole glycerol phosphate synthase subunit HisH — translated: MSRNVTVLDYGSGNIRSAVRALEHVGANVTLSSKSTDVLNADGLLVPGVGAFAAVMQGLKEVDALRLIGRRIAGGRPVMGICVGLQVLFDEGVEHGVRTPGMGEWPGVVERLDAEVVPHMGWNTVQPPEGSKLFAGIEDERFYFVHSYGVQKWDFDVTQPAMRAPAVTWAEHGSRFIAAVENGPLTATQFHPEKSGDAGAALLENWLKTLG
- the priA gene encoding bifunctional 1-(5-phosphoribosyl)-5-((5-phosphoribosylamino)methylideneamino)imidazole-4-carboxamide isomerase/phosphoribosylanthranilate isomerase PriA, yielding MSLVETPVLELLPAVDVADGQAVRLVQGEAGSETSYGDPLDAAMAWQNDGAAWVHLVDLDAAFGRGSNLPLLKRVVDQLDIKVELSGGIRDDASLDMALELGASRVNLGTAALENPEWTASAIARYGEAIAVGLDVRGTTLAARGWTKEGGDLWEVLARLEDAGCPRYVVTDVTKDGTLRGPNLELLREVLQRTDRPVVASGGISSLDDLAALRELVPLGLEGTIVGKALYAGAFTLPQAFDVAGHPER
- a CDS encoding SseB family protein produces the protein MAERALPGHIAAALAGAGGPADSAGQSWAGRDLSGDGNPLHNFDADDGSADAGYLTALAALEEGSGTEAQVVATLATARVFVPIVATLAEEAESDHGLVADKEADMALVTLTAPDGRKALPVFTSVPALQKWHPKARPVAVYAARAALSAVSEEAQLLVVDPGADITFVVRRPAMWALAQQRDWTPSYADPEVARAVSAAVDVEPSVTGVELVQGPGTATRSARGSVIAGGGAGPELRMVLHLAPGLDAQAVQGIAGLLQQRLAADPLFVERVDSLELKITR
- a CDS encoding MFS transporter, with translation MNFASYGELLRVAPIRRLLLVGMIARFPHSAAGVLLTLHVVMTMDMGYAKAGAVAAVVTVGIAFGAPWRGRRVDNVGLRRALIPSVISEAVIWSIAPHASYEWLLVLALIGGVFTLPVFSVVRQSLGVMATGEQRRTAFALDSIATELVFMGGPALGAILATSLSSVVGLTLVGISTSLAGLLLIWFNPPTRSENPRDAATEAQEREAANAAVVAAAPAHLAEASSELQPLAVLSRRDRLRSGFSWFTLSVAVVFAVAVGAGLLLASSDVGMVALVESSGNPQEVGIVFAVWCAASVVGGLIYGAMRRRISPLLLLLAMAVLTLPMALATDTISLALLSIPAGLLCAPVLSSASERVADLVSEERRGEAMGWYGSALTSGTALGAPLAGAAIDFVGPWAGFAFAGVSASLLVLATLTVRWFSRRGSRLPAA